DNA sequence from the Chitinophaga flava genome:
TCTATGGTGTATCTCAGGTAAACCTAGCTGACAACAAAAGTGAAAAAAATCTCTATTCTATCCCGCTCGCAGGTGGTGCCCCTCAACAACTCACCAACACTGCAGGCGCCGAAAATGATGTAGCCGTTCTTCCCGGCAACAAGATTGGTTTTTCCAGGAAAGGCCAATGGTGGGAGATGAGCGCCGATGGCTCCAACGCCGTTCAGAAAACAACCGGCGAAGAGATGCAGAACATCAGAATATCCCCCGATGGTAAACATATCCTGTTTTCCAGAGAGGTGAAAGTTAAAAAAGTGGCCGGCAAGGACTTTTATCCTGATCTGCCAAAATCCAACGTACAGATATATGATAACCTCAATTACCGCCACTGGGATACCTGGGAAGACGGTAACTTCTCCCATGTTTTTTATGCCACCTATAACAATGGAGAAATAGGTACACCGGTGGATATTATGGCAGATGAACCATACGACTGTCCACAGGTTCCTTCCGGCGGCCCGGAAGATTTCATCTGGAGCCCTGATGGGAAAAGCATTCTGTACGTTTGCAAGAAAAAATTCGGTAAAGCGTACGCCATCAGCACCAATACTGATATCTACGAGTATAACATCGCTGCCAAAACCACCCGCAACCTCTCCGAAGGCATGATGGGCTATGATATGGCTCCTTCCTTCAGCGCCGATGGTAAATATATCACCTGGCTGAGCATGGCCCACGACGGCTTCGAAGCGGATAAAAACGATGTGATCATCCTGGACCGCGCTACCGGCGTAAAAACCAACCTCACCAAAAGCTGGGATGGCACCGCCTCCGCCGTACGCTTCAGCACCGACAGCAAAAAAATCTTTTTCCTGGCCGTCCTGAAAGGCACTGAGCAACTGCTGGAAATAACCCTGCAGAAAGATCCGGGACAAACAACTGAAAAGCATATACGTCAAATCACCAATGGCGACTTTGACATTCACGATATCCTGGCCCAGAGCGGTAATACCCTGGTGGTTTCCCGCACAGATATGAACCACGCTGCTGAACTGTATGCCGTAGACCTGCAGAAAGGCACGCTCCGTCAACTCACAGATGTCAACAAAGCCACCTATGACAGAATAGGTATGTGCAAAGTGGAAAAACGCTGGGTAAAAACCACTGATGGTAAAGAGATGCTTACCTGGGTGGTTTTCCCTCCTGACTTCGATCCGGCTAAAAAATACCCGACGCTGCTCTACTGCCAGGGTGGCCCGCAGTCAGCCCTCTCTCAGTTTTATTCCTACCGCTGGAATTTCCAGCTGATGGCTTCCCAGGGTTATATCGTGGTAGCGCCTAACAGAAGAGGCATGCCTGGTCATGGCGTAGAATGGAATGCTTCTATCAGTAAAGACTGGGGCGGACAACCTATCCGCGACTACCTGAGTGCTATCGATGATGTGAGCAAGGAAAGTTATGTAGATAAAAGCCGTCTGGGTGCTGTAGGTGCCAGCTATGGCGGATACTCCGTTTACATGCTGGCCGGCGTACACGAAAACCGCTTCAAAACCTTTATTGCGCATGATGGCCTGTTTGACCTGAAAAGCTGGTATGGCACCACCGAAGAACTGTGGTTTGCCAACTGGGACCTCGGTGCTTACTGGGACCCGGCTAACGCCAAAACCTACACGCATTTTAATCCAAGCGAATACGCCAATAAGTGGAATACCCCTATCCTGATCGTTCAGGGTGGTATAGACTTCCGCGTACCGATAGAGCAGGGCCTCCAGGCTTTCCAGCTTGCACAGCTGAAAGGTATCAAGAGCAAACTGCTGTATTTCCCTGAAGAAAACCACTGGGTGCTGAAACCACAAAATGCCATCGTATGGCAGAGAGAGTTTTTCTCCTGGCTTAAAGAAACACTTTAATAAACTCACCGGCATTGCAGACACACCACTGCAATGCCGGATCTTAAAACCACGTGTATGTTCAACTCCTTACTATTGGAAACGGCCAATGGCGTAGCCACCATCACTCTCAACCGGCCGGAAGTCTACAACGCATTTAATGATGAACTGAGTTACGAACTGCAGGATGCCCTCAAACAGGCAGAAAAAGATCCGGCCGTAAGAGTAGTGGTACTCACCGGCGCCGGAAAAGCCTTCTGCAGTGGCCAGGACCTGAAAGCCTCGACCGAATCCGGCAAACGTAATTTCAGTGAGTCCCTCCACAAACGCTACAACCCCATCATCCGGGCTATCCGTAATATGCCCAAGCCTGTTATATGCAGGCTCAATGGTGTGGCTGCAGGCGCCGGCTGCTCCCTCGCACTGGCCTGTGATATGATCATCGCCAGCGAAGCGGCCACCATGATAGAGATCTTTGTGAACATCGCTCTGGTGCTCGACTCAGGCTCTTCTTATTTCCTGCCCCGCACGGTGGGCTATCACCGGGCTTTTGAACTGGCCACCAAAGCATCTAAAGTATCTGCCGCAGAAGCGCTGCAAATGGGACTGATCAATAAAGTAGTGGCGCCCGATGCCCTCGATGCAGCCGTAGAAGCCGAAGCCGCCTATTATGCTGCCGCTCCCACCAAAGCTATCGCCCTGATGAAAAAAATGCTGACCAAGGGGGCGACGGAAAACCTGGACGCTACCCTCGACTATGAGGCCTTTTGTCAGGAAATAGCAGGTAACTCCAACGACTACCGGGAAGGCCTCAACGCTTTCATCGAAAAAAGAAAACCAGTGTTTAACGGAAACTGATCTCCGTAATACCCATAAAAAAACGGCCATGGTTGATACAACCATGGCCGTTATATTTTGAACCGGGGACTTATTACAGTCCGCTCAGGCAGATACCGATCTGGTAAGGTCTGATGCTCAGATCACTATTATCTTTCAGCATAGTGTTCAGCGCATAGGAGCCGAATATGGCAAAGTTACCATAACCTACGCGGGCAGTAGCTGAAAAACGCCAGGGATTAAAGAAACCTTTGTTCAGGTCTTTATCCCAGTTTTTGGAACCGTTAGGTGCGGTGTTTCTACCTTTCGTATGTGCGTTCACCAATGTACCTACCTTGATACCCAAAGCAGCTTTAAATCCTTTGTTGGCGTTATCCGGTACACTGCGGTAACGCAGCTCGATAGGCAACTCCAGGTAAGTGGTAGCTACCTTGAATTTTTTATAAGTGCTGTTAGCCGGGAAAGTAGGTGTATTAGGATTCACTTTTCCAGCAATATCTAAAGTATGGTCTTTCAGATACACACCGCTGGTGCTGATACCCAAACCAGCAGCAAGGCTCAACGGAGATTTTGTACTGAACGGAAAATCATACATCAGCGCAATATTAAAGCCCCTGTTAAAACCCGTCTTGATACTATCAGGCGCGCCTGCCCAACCATCATAGGATAACTGAATCATCAGAAAATCCCTGGAATGGGTAGCCCTGTTAACCGCCTTGTTCATGGGAGAACCGCCTTCCTGTGCAAATACACCTACAGCAACAGCTATCAGGCCAAGGGTAAAAATTATTTTTTTCATAAAATATTTAATACTTAGGAAAAAGAATATTAGGCAAATATATTGGAATGATTGTAAAAGAATTGGTTAAAAAATTACAAAACATAACCTTTTCGCGGCGAAAGTTACATAAAAAGTCATATAGACTATCATATTCTTTCCTTCTTTCCCCTCCAGTCAATGAACAAGAT
Encoded proteins:
- a CDS encoding S9 family peptidase translates to MYKPFLLTGLFISTMATAQDKMTPELLWKLGRVSGEAVSTDGKTIIYGVSQVNLADNKSEKNLYSIPLAGGAPQQLTNTAGAENDVAVLPGNKIGFSRKGQWWEMSADGSNAVQKTTGEEMQNIRISPDGKHILFSREVKVKKVAGKDFYPDLPKSNVQIYDNLNYRHWDTWEDGNFSHVFYATYNNGEIGTPVDIMADEPYDCPQVPSGGPEDFIWSPDGKSILYVCKKKFGKAYAISTNTDIYEYNIAAKTTRNLSEGMMGYDMAPSFSADGKYITWLSMAHDGFEADKNDVIILDRATGVKTNLTKSWDGTASAVRFSTDSKKIFFLAVLKGTEQLLEITLQKDPGQTTEKHIRQITNGDFDIHDILAQSGNTLVVSRTDMNHAAELYAVDLQKGTLRQLTDVNKATYDRIGMCKVEKRWVKTTDGKEMLTWVVFPPDFDPAKKYPTLLYCQGGPQSALSQFYSYRWNFQLMASQGYIVVAPNRRGMPGHGVEWNASISKDWGGQPIRDYLSAIDDVSKESYVDKSRLGAVGASYGGYSVYMLAGVHENRFKTFIAHDGLFDLKSWYGTTEELWFANWDLGAYWDPANAKTYTHFNPSEYANKWNTPILIVQGGIDFRVPIEQGLQAFQLAQLKGIKSKLLYFPEENHWVLKPQNAIVWQREFFSWLKETL
- a CDS encoding porin family protein, which gives rise to MKKIIFTLGLIAVAVGVFAQEGGSPMNKAVNRATHSRDFLMIQLSYDGWAGAPDSIKTGFNRGFNIALMYDFPFSTKSPLSLAAGLGISTSGVYLKDHTLDIAGKVNPNTPTFPANSTYKKFKVATTYLELPIELRYRSVPDNANKGFKAALGIKVGTLVNAHTKGRNTAPNGSKNWDKDLNKGFFNPWRFSATARVGYGNFAIFGSYALNTMLKDNSDLSIRPYQIGICLSGL
- a CDS encoding enoyl-CoA hydratase-related protein is translated as MFNSLLLETANGVATITLNRPEVYNAFNDELSYELQDALKQAEKDPAVRVVVLTGAGKAFCSGQDLKASTESGKRNFSESLHKRYNPIIRAIRNMPKPVICRLNGVAAGAGCSLALACDMIIASEAATMIEIFVNIALVLDSGSSYFLPRTVGYHRAFELATKASKVSAAEALQMGLINKVVAPDALDAAVEAEAAYYAAAPTKAIALMKKMLTKGATENLDATLDYEAFCQEIAGNSNDYREGLNAFIEKRKPVFNGN